The following coding sequences lie in one Oryza brachyantha chromosome 10, ObraRS2, whole genome shotgun sequence genomic window:
- the LOC102706131 gene encoding probable E3 ubiquitin-protein ligase XBOS33 encodes MGNSLGCSASGERLVSAARDGDAVEARMLLELSPALARYSTFGGLNSPLHFAAAKGHLDIVTLLLEKGADVNARNYCGQTALMHACRHGHWEVVQMLLLFRCNVTRADYLSGRTALHFAAHDGLVRCVRLLLADFVPSAPLEDGVSSMVDGSDCQTNSGSSPSSSLGLKFNESARLRFINKPADGGVTALHMAALNGHFDCMQLLIDLGANVSAVTFPYGTTANLIGAGSTPLHYAAGGGNMECCQLLLSKGASKLTLNCNGWLPIDVARMFGRRFLEPLLSPNSNSSIPVYQPSSYLALPLMSILSIAREFGLQHTIPSVDDSDLCAVCLERSNSVAAEGCCHEFCIKCALYLCSTSNTRVEFTGPPGSIPCPLCRNGIMSFTKLPSTPTGLKSSSALTFCNPCMLNTGSVDSPATVSKAEIRRNRVAAVSSELVCPLTCSPFPSSALPTCRCSDADPCGATETQDGSEVQSPQPSHCASMEMDKREQQDLDRTSCSGMFWSRRSCHREEQCNAEINA; translated from the exons atggggaaCTCGCTTGGGTGCTCCGCCTCCGGGGAGAGGCTGGTgtcggcggcgcgcgacggGGACGCCGTGGAGGCGCGCATGCTGCTGGAGCTCAGCCCGGCGCTGGCGCGCTACTCCACCTTCGGCGGCCTCAACTCCCCGCTCCACTTCGCCGCCGCTAAGGGCCACCTCGAC ATTGTGACACTGTTGCTGGAGAAGGGTGCGGATGTGAACGCGCGGAACTACTGTGGGCAG ACTGCGTTGATGCATGCGTGCCGGCATGGCCACTGGGAGGTGGTTCAGATGCTTCTTCTCTTCAGATGCAAT GTTACCAGGGCAGATTACTTGAGTGGTCGAACAGCATTACATTTTGCAGCACACGATGGACTTGTTCGGTGTGTTCGTCTTTTACTTGCGGACTTTGTCCCAAGTGCTCCCTTGGAGGATGGTGTTTCTTCGATGGTCGATGGCAGTGACTGTCAGACGAATAGTGGGAGCagtccttcttcttctttgggactgaagtttaaTGAATC TGCCCGTCTGAGGTTTATCAACAAACCTGCTGATGGCGGTGTTACAGCACTTCATATGGCAGCTTTGAATGGTCATTTTGATTGCATGCAATTGTTGATTGACTTAGGTGCAAATGTCTCAGCTGTCACATTTCCCTATGGCACTACGGCAAACTTGATAG GAGCTGGCAGTACTCCTTTGCATTATGCAGCTGGTGGGGGGAATATGGAGTGTTGCCAG TTACTTCTATCGAAAGGTGCTAGCAAGCTGACACTCAATTGTAATGG GTGGCTTCCCATCGATGTTGCTAGGATGTTTGGACGGCGTTTCCTGGAGCCATTACTTTCTCCAAATTCAAACTCGAGTATACCTGTATATCAACCATCTAGTTATCTTGCCTTGCCACTCATGAGCATACTTAGTATAGCCAG AGAATTTGGGTTGCAGCACACCATACCCTCTGTGGATGATAGTGATCTTTGTGCAGTTTGCCTTGAAAGGTCAAACTCTGTAGCTGCTGAAG GCTGTTGTCATGAGTTCTGCATCAAATGCGCTCTTTATCTTTGCTCTACCAGCAACACCCGTGTCGAGTTCACTGGCCCGCCTGGATCGATTCCGTGCCCTCTTTGTCGGAATGGAATAATGTCATTCACCAAGTTGCCAAGCACGCCAACCGGACTTAAATCTAGCTCAGCACTCACATTCTGCAATCCATGCATGCTAAACACCGGATCTGTAGACTCGCCAGCAACCGTCAGCAAAGCGGAAATAAGGCGCAATCGTGTTGCTGCTGTCTCTTCAGAGCTAGTCTGCCCACTCACCTGCAGCCCGTTTCCATCTTCCGCACTCCCGACCTGCAGGTGCAGCGATGCTGATCCGTGTGGTGCCACAGAAACACAGGACGGTTCCGAGGTGCAATCTCCTCAGCCATCGCACTGCGCAAGTATGGAGATGGACAAGAGGGAACAGCAGGATCTTGACCGGACCAGCTGCTCAGGCATGTTCTGGAGTAGAAGAAGCTGCCACAGGGAGGAGCAGTGTAATGCAGAGATCAATGCTtga
- the LOC102705563 gene encoding mitochondrial inner membrane protein OXA1-like isoform X2, whose protein sequence is MAFAAAARRSLCSRLSDHLTRRLHPALPHLLVPHSSGDPQDHSPLQPPARLQPPHFPLYQSSRTAKTLSLLPLGIRLAGPPHRGFSSSPSSPAFDVGAVLTDAAGAAAAAAPVSFPSEVALAAENSSLSTAAVQHLIDAVHSSTGLNWWLSIAISTMLLRCLLLPLWIMAFRRLRVDDKKSEKEAIHGHVLLLFKRLGLLGFVPILKPYAFMTLYFSISNMVEKVPSLKEGGAFWFTDLTTPDALYIFPVMTSIFLMLRLEQSRSNDKDVNRVMHVLRTLILLTIPLTASLPQAFSCYFVTWSFTSLMHRIAIRQPAVIKRLFGDLTVPTSTSPPSDESKEPAAEDPPMPIQRREQPHPIERTRTSDASVHRISDQSDQK, encoded by the exons ATGGcattcgccgccgcggcgcggaggagccTCTGCTCCCGCCTCTCCGACCACCtcacccgccgcctccaccccgCTCTCCCCCATCTCCTCGTCCCCCACTCCTCCGGCGATCCCCAAGACCATTCTCCACTTCAACCCCCGGCCCGACTCCAACCACCCCACTTCCCGCTCTACCAATCTTCTCGAACAGCCAAAACCCTATCCCTTCTCCCCCTCGGCATCCGTCTCGCCGGGCCGCCGCACCGCGGTTTCTCCTCTTCACCCTCCAGCCCAGCTTTTGATGTCGGCGCGGTACTCACCGACGCCGCGggtgcggctgcggctgcggcccCGGTGAGCTTCCCCAGCGAGGTGGCGTTGGCCGCGGAGAACTCGTCGTTATCCACCGCGGCAGTGCAGCACCTCATCGACGCCGTCCACTCATCCACGGGGCTGAACTG GTGGCTTTCGATTGCAATATCCACGATGCTACTACGATGCTTGTTGCTTCCACTGTGGATAATGGCCTTTAGAAGACTCAGG gttgatgataaaaaatcagaaaaagaaGCTATCCATGGACATGTTTTACTATTATTTAAAAG GTTGGGCCTTCTAGGCTTTGTTCCCATATTAAAACCATATGCTTTCATGACTCTTTACTTTTCT ATATCAAACATGGTTGAGAAAGTCCCATCTTTAAAAGAGGGTGGTGCATTCTGGTTTACTGACCTGACAACTCCTGATGCCTTATACATCTTTCCCGTGATGACATCAATATTCCTCATGCTTAGATTGGAG CAATCGAGGTCTAATGACAAGGATGTGAATAGAGTAATGCATGTTTTGAGAACATTAATTCTTCTAACTATCCCGTTGACAGCAAGCCTTCCTCAG GCATTTTCTTGTTACTTCGTCACCTGGAGCTTTACAAGTCTTATGCACAGGATAG CTATACGGCAGCCAGCTGTGATAAAACGATTATTCGGCGATCTCACAGTACCAACAAGCACAAGCCCCCCATCTGATGAATCGAAGGAGCCAGCTGCCGAAGACCCTCCAATGCCTATCCAGCGACGTGAACAGCCTCATCCCATAGAGAGAACAAGAACTTCTGATGCTAGCGTTCATCGGATCAGCGATCAGTCCGATCAGAAATGA
- the LOC102706411 gene encoding shaggy-related protein kinase alpha-like — MHMMRRLKSIASGRSSVSDPGGDSGTKRPKFDQDGAGDIVIEPHLTDDKPMRVDQEPSSSHRDAEASTSTSKNPGRTEEAGANILPKEMNDMTISDDKVDGRNDKESEGIIVNGTGAETGQIIVTTIGGQNGKPKQKVSYMAERVVGTGSFGVVFQAKCLESGETVAIKKVLQDKRYKNRELQTMQLLDHPNVVQLKHHFFSTTERGEVYLNLVLEYVSETVYRVAKYHNRMNQRVPILHVKLYAYQMCRSLAYIHRVVGVCHRDIKPQNLLVNPHTHELKLCDFGSAKKLVPGEPNISYICSRYYRAPELIFGATEYTTAIDIWSVGCVLAELLIGQPLFPGESGVDQLVEIIKILGTPTREEIRCMNPNYSEFKFPQIKAHPWHKLFGKRMPPEAVDLVSRLLQYSPNLRCTAVDACAHPFFDELRDPKTYLSNGRPLPPLFDFSAAELEGLPVELVHRIIPEHMRK, encoded by the exons atgcaTATGATGCGGCGGCTCAAGAGCATCGCCTCCGGCCGCTCCTCCGTCTCCGATCCG GGTGGTGACTCTGGCACCAAAAGACCAAAATTTGATCAGGATGGAGCAGGAGATATTGTCATTGAGCCGCATCTAACTGATGACAAACCTATGCGTGTAGACCAAGAACCATCTTCATCTCATAGAGATGCGGAGGCAAGCACATCTACTAGTAAGAATCCCGGTAGAACAGAAGAGGCAGGTGCCAATATTCTTCCAAAAGAAATGAATGATATGACAATAAGTGATGATAAAGTCGATGGCCGTAACGATAAG GAATCTGAAGGTATTATTGTTAATGGAACTGGAGCAGAAACAGGTCAGATTATTGTGACAACAATAGGAGGTCAAAATGGGAAGCCAAAGCAG AAGGTATCGTACATGGCAGAACGTGTAGTTGGTACTGGCTCATTTGGTGTAGTTTTTCAG GCCAAGTGCTTGGAATCTGGAGAGACTGTTGCTATTAAGAAGGTTCTGCAAGATAAAAGATATAAGAATAGAGAGCTTCAAACAATGCAATTGCTTGACCATCCTAATGTAGTCCAGCTAAAGCATCACTTCTTTTCGACAACTGAGAGAGGCGAAGTTTACCTCAATCTTGTTCTTGAATATGTCTCAGAGACAGTTTATCGTGTTGCTAAATACCACAATCGTATGAACCAGCGTGTGCCCATATTGCATGTTAAGCTGTATGCATATCAG ATGTGCCGTTCCCttgcatatatccatcgtgTTGTTGGTGTATGCCATCGAGATATTAAACCTCAAAATCTACTG GTCAATCCTCATACTCATGAACTGAAGCTTTGTGATTTTGGGAGTGCTAAGAAATTG GTTCCCGGTGAACCTAACATATCATACATTTGCTCGCGGTATTATAGGGCTCCTGAACTAATATTTGGAGCTACAGAGTATACCACAGCAATTGATATCTGGTCTGTTGGTTGTGTACTAGCTGAGCTTCTGATTGGTCAG CCTCTGTTCCCTGGAGAAAGTGGTGTTGATCAACTGGTGGAAATAATAAAG ATTTTGGGTACACCAACTAGAGAAGAAATCAGGTGCATGAATCCAAACTATTCCGAATTCAAATTCCCTCAGATAAAAGCTCATCCATGGCACAAG CTTTTTGGTAAGCGCATGCCACCTGAAGCTGTTGATCTTGTGTCAAGGTTGCTGCAGTACTCACCAAATTTGCGCTGCACAGCT GTTGACGCTTGTGCACACCCATTCTTTGATGAGCTGCGGGACCCCAAGACCTACTTGTCAAATGGTCGACCGTTACCTCCCTTGTTCGACTTCTCAGCGGCTG AATTAGAAGGCCTTCCTGTTGAGCTAGTCCACCGGATCATTCCTGAACATATGAGGAAGTGA
- the LOC102705563 gene encoding mitochondrial inner membrane protein OXA1-like isoform X1, with translation MAFAAAARRSLCSRLSDHLTRRLHPALPHLLVPHSSGDPQDHSPLQPPARLQPPHFPLYQSSRTAKTLSLLPLGIRLAGPPHRGFSSSPSSPAFDVGAVLTDAAGAAAAAAPVSFPSEVALAAENSSLSTAAVQHLIDAVHSSTGLNWWLSIAISTMLLRCLLLPLWIMAFRRLRVDDKKSEKEAIHGHVLLLFKRLGLLGFVPILKPYAFMTLYFSISNMVEKVPSLKEGGAFWFTDLTTPDALYIFPVMTSIFLMLRLEFSRHYSKQSRSNDKDVNRVMHVLRTLILLTIPLTASLPQAFSCYFVTWSFTSLMHRIAIRQPAVIKRLFGDLTVPTSTSPPSDESKEPAAEDPPMPIQRREQPHPIERTRTSDASVHRISDQSDQK, from the exons ATGGcattcgccgccgcggcgcggaggagccTCTGCTCCCGCCTCTCCGACCACCtcacccgccgcctccaccccgCTCTCCCCCATCTCCTCGTCCCCCACTCCTCCGGCGATCCCCAAGACCATTCTCCACTTCAACCCCCGGCCCGACTCCAACCACCCCACTTCCCGCTCTACCAATCTTCTCGAACAGCCAAAACCCTATCCCTTCTCCCCCTCGGCATCCGTCTCGCCGGGCCGCCGCACCGCGGTTTCTCCTCTTCACCCTCCAGCCCAGCTTTTGATGTCGGCGCGGTACTCACCGACGCCGCGggtgcggctgcggctgcggcccCGGTGAGCTTCCCCAGCGAGGTGGCGTTGGCCGCGGAGAACTCGTCGTTATCCACCGCGGCAGTGCAGCACCTCATCGACGCCGTCCACTCATCCACGGGGCTGAACTG GTGGCTTTCGATTGCAATATCCACGATGCTACTACGATGCTTGTTGCTTCCACTGTGGATAATGGCCTTTAGAAGACTCAGG gttgatgataaaaaatcagaaaaagaaGCTATCCATGGACATGTTTTACTATTATTTAAAAG GTTGGGCCTTCTAGGCTTTGTTCCCATATTAAAACCATATGCTTTCATGACTCTTTACTTTTCT ATATCAAACATGGTTGAGAAAGTCCCATCTTTAAAAGAGGGTGGTGCATTCTGGTTTACTGACCTGACAACTCCTGATGCCTTATACATCTTTCCCGTGATGACATCAATATTCCTCATGCTTAGATTGGAG TTCTCTCGTCATTATTCAAAGCAATCGAGGTCTAATGACAAGGATGTGAATAGAGTAATGCATGTTTTGAGAACATTAATTCTTCTAACTATCCCGTTGACAGCAAGCCTTCCTCAG GCATTTTCTTGTTACTTCGTCACCTGGAGCTTTACAAGTCTTATGCACAGGATAG CTATACGGCAGCCAGCTGTGATAAAACGATTATTCGGCGATCTCACAGTACCAACAAGCACAAGCCCCCCATCTGATGAATCGAAGGAGCCAGCTGCCGAAGACCCTCCAATGCCTATCCAGCGACGTGAACAGCCTCATCCCATAGAGAGAACAAGAACTTCTGATGCTAGCGTTCATCGGATCAGCGATCAGTCCGATCAGAAATGA
- the LOC102705846 gene encoding uncharacterized protein LOC102705846 has product MAERLLWASTTAAGVGGKKGGGDGAMGTLVGQLGGLLSRALLPPPPRVCGSPGGPPVTAPRVRLSDGRHLAYEESGVPRESARYKIVFSHGFTGSRLDSLRASPEVAEELGVYMVAFDRAGYGESDPNPNRSVKSAALDMAELADALGLGDKFYVVGVSLGSHAVWGALRYIPERIAGAAMMAPVVNYWWPGFPAEAAAEAYGRQSYGDQWALRVSHHAPAILHWWMEQSWLPTSTVVDNTTFLPNKRDADVRRTLTADGTLQRKKEMATQQGINESYYRDMTVMFGKWEFDPMGLPEPPCPVHIWQGDEDGLVPVVLQRHVAGKLGWVNYHELPGTGHFLSAVPGLGDTVLRTLFG; this is encoded by the exons ATGGCGGAGAGGTTGCTGTgggcgtcgacgacggcggcgggagtggGCGGGAAGAAgggcggcggggacggcgcCATGGGCACGCTCGTGGGGCAGCTCGGGGGGTTGCTGTCCAgggcgctgctgccgccgccgccgcgggtgTGCGGATCGCCGGGCGGGCCGCCGGTGACGGCGCCGAGGGTGCGGCTGAGCGACGGGCGGCACCTGGCGTACGAGGAGTCCGGCGTGCCCAGGGAGTCGGCGCGCTACAAGATCGTCTTCTCCCACGGCTTCACCGGCTCCCGCCTCGACAGCCTCCGCGCCTCGCCG GAAGTGGCTGAAGAGCTGGGCGTGTACATGGTCGCCTTCGACCGCGCCGGCTACGGCGAGAGCGACCCGAACCCGAACCGCTCGGTGAAGAGCGCAGCGCTGGACATGGCGGAGCTCGCCGACGCGCTGGGCCTCGGCGACAAGTTCTACGTCGTCGGCGTCTCCCTCGGCAGCCACGCCGTCTGGGGCGCGCTCAGGTACATCCCCGAGAGGATCGCCGGGGCGGCCATGATGGCGCCGGTGGTGAACTACTGGTGGCCGGGGTTcccggccgaggcggcggcggaggcgtacGGCAGGCAGTCGTACGGCGACCAGTGGGCGCTGCGGGTGTCGCATCACGCCCCGGCCATCCTCCACTGGTGGATGGAGCAGAGCTGGCTCCCCACCTCCACCGTCGTCGACAACACCACCTTCCTCCCCAACAAGCGCGACGCCGACGTCCGCCGCACCCTCACCGCCGACGGCACCCTCCAGAGGAAGAAGGAGATGGCGACGCAGCAAGGGATCAACGAGTCCTACTACAGGGACATGACGGTGATGTTCGGCAAGTGGGAGTTCGACCCCATGGGGCTGCCGGAGCCGCCGTGCCCGGTGCACATCTGGCagggcgacgaggacggcctCGTCCCCGTCGTGCTGCAGCGCCACGTCGCCGGGAAGCTCGGGTGGGTCAACTACCACGAGCTCCCCGGCACCGGCCACTTCCTGTCCGCCGTCCCCGGCCTCGGCGACACCGTTCTCCGGACACTTTTCGGCTGA
- the LOC102718961 gene encoding mitochondrial inner membrane protein OXA1-like → MAFAARRSLASRLSHHLTRRLHPAAPHLAASHSNDEPSPPPQLPQFLRSPLPSHSRAGQALDRHRHLLLLLPFSLHHLPEPHRRGFSSAAAPADEVDAAAGVLADAAAAAAAADAVPAPFPGEVAAAAVDSFFPVAVLQHMIDAVHTFTGLNWWACIALTTVLIRSATVPLLVKQLKATQKLSAIRPEMEAIQSEMNAMDPKSAQEGKVKMTALFRKNGVSPFTPLKGMLIQAPIFMSFFFAIRNMVDKVPSMKGGGALWFTDLTTPDALYIFPVLTGLIFWVSVELNLQEGMEANPMANKMKSFSRVMAILTVPFTMNFAKGVFCYWITSNLFSLTYGIVIRRPTVRKFFELPALQANSASAGKQMFNLFGGSKALPAAESPVAITGGPRSSLEKPDAAALGYRVKNLEKKVKSRGKSRRRR, encoded by the exons ATGGCGTTCGCGGCGAGGAGAAGCCTCGCCTCCCGCCTCTCCCACCACCTtacccgccgcctccaccccgccgcgccccacctcgccgcctcccacTCCAACGACGagccctcgccgccaccccagCTCCCGCAATTCCTCCGCTCTCCGCTCCCGAGCCACTCGCGGGCGGGCCAAGCGCTagaccgccaccgccacctcctcctcctcctccctttcTCGCTTCACCACCTCCCGGAGCCACACCGGCGTGGATtctcctcggccgccgccccaGCAGACGAGGTCGATGCTGCTGCGggcgtcctcgccgacgcggccgcggcggcggcggcggcggatgctgTGCCGGCGCCATTCCCGGGGgaggtggccgccgcggccgttgACTCGTTCTTCCCCGTCGCGGTGCTGCAGCACATGATCGACGCCGTCCATACATTCACCGGGCTGAACTG GTGGGCTTGTATTGCCCTGACGACAGTGCTGATCCGGAGCGCGACCGTACCGCTGCTGGTGAAGCAGTTGAAGGCTACACAGAAACTAAGT GCAATAAGGCCAGAGATGGAAGCCATTCAAAGTGAAATGAAT GCAATGGATCCAAAATCAGCGCAGGAGGGGAAAGTTAAAATGACTGCACTTTTTCGAAA GAATGGTGTTAGTCCATTTACTCCACTTAAAGGAATGCTGATCCAAGCGCCAATATTTAtgagttttttctttgct atAAGAAACATGGTTGATAAAGTTCCATCGAtgaaaggaggaggagcacttTGGTTTACTGATCTGACAACACCGGATGCTCTTTATATCTTTCCAGTTTTAACGGGATTGATCTTCTGGGTGTCAGTTGAG CTTAACTTGCAAGAAGGAATGGAGGCAAATCCTATGGCTAATAAAATGAAGAGCTTCTCTAGAGTAATGGCTATTTTGACAGTTCCGTTCACAATGAATTTTGCCAAG GGAGTTTTCTGTTACTGGATTACATCAAACTTGTTCTCTCTCACATATGGTATTG TTATCCGGCGACCGACTGTGAGGAAATTTTTTGAGCTTCCTGCTTTGCAAGCTAATTCTGCATCTGCAGGGAAGCAAATGTTCAATCTGTTTGGTGGATCCAAGGCACTACCTGCAGCAGAGTCACCCGTAGCAATCACAGGAGGCCCGCGATCTAGTTTGGAAAAGCctgatgctgctgctctggGCTATCGGGTCAAAAATCTTGAGAAGAAGGTAAAGTCCAGAGGCAAATCTCGGAGACGCCGGTAA
- the LOC102719241 gene encoding uncharacterized protein LOC102719241 encodes MAAASTGNGSPPVALMVLMAAAMVAGWFANAVRPPTPTPCGTEGGPPVTAARVRVRDGRFLAYAESGVRREAARFKVVYSHGFSGGRMDSPRASQELLEELGVYMVAFDRAGYGESDPDPGRSLRSAALDIQDLADALRLGPKFHLICSSLGCHAAWASFKYIPHRLAGAAMMAPVINYRWPGLPRGLARQLYRRQPAGDQWSLRVAYYAPWLLHWWMDQPWLPTSTVIDGSGSFPNALDEKNRLMALSTGMFHKKARLATQQGVQESFYRDMAVMFGRWPEFEPVELEEAPFPVHLFQGNEDGVVPVQLQRHICRRLGWVNYHELAGVGHFLSAVPGLGDRIVSTLLPPPPPAA; translated from the exons ATGGCTGCTGCTTCTACAG GGAATGGGAGCCCGCCGGTGGCGCTGATGGTgctgatggcggcggcgatggtggccGGGTGGTTCGCGAACGCGGtccggccgccgacgccgacgccgtgcGGGACGGAGGGAGGGCCGCCGGTGACGGCAGcgagggtgcgggtgcgggACGGGCGGTTCCTGGCGTACGCGGAGTCCGGGGTGCgccgggaggcggcgcggttCAAGGTCGTCTACTCGCACGGCTTCTCCGGCGGCCGCATGGActcgccgcgcgcctcccAG GAGTTGCTGGAGGAGCTGGGCGTGTACATGGTGGCGTTCGACCGCGCCGGCTACGGCGAGAGCGACCCGGACCCCGGGCGGTCGCTGAGGAGCGCGGCGCTGGACATCCAggacctcgccgacgcgctccGCCTCGGCCCCAAGTTCCACCTCATCTGCTCCTCCCTCGGCTGCCATGCCGCCTGGGCCTCCTTCAAGTACATCCCCCACAG GTTGGCGGGGGCGGCGATGATGGCGCCGGTGATCAACTACCGGTGGCCGGGGTTGCCGAGGGGGTTGGCGCGGCAGCTGTACCGAAGGCAGCCGGCGGGCGACCAGTGGTCGCTCAGGGTCGCCTACTACGCGCCGTGGCTGCTGCACTGGTGGATGGACCAGCCCTGGCTGCCCACCTCCACCGTCATCGACGGCTCCGGCTCCTTCCCCAACGCCCTCGACGAGAAGAACCGCCTCATGGCCCTCTCCACCGGGATGTTCCACAAG AAGGCGAGGCTGGCGACGCAGCAGGGGGTGCAGGAGTCGTTCTACCGCGACATGGCGGTGATGTTCGGCCGGTGGCCGGAGTTCGAGCCGGTGGAGCTGGAGGAGGCGCCGTTCCCGGTGCACCTCTTCCAGGGCAACGAGGACGGCGTCGTGCCGGTGCAGCTGCAGCGGCACATCTGccgccggctcggctgggtcAACTACcacgagctcgccggcgtcggccacTTCTTGTCGGCGGTGCCAGGGCTCGGCGACAGGATCGTCAGCAcgctcctgccgccgccgccgccggcggcgtaa